Proteins encoded in a region of the Paenibacillus sp. W2I17 genome:
- a CDS encoding phosphotransferase, whose translation MAKQEEVLSGGNVNQVIRIGETVRRHAKPNPYVIELLLHLEKVGYDHAPRFLGIDEQGREVLSYLEGIVPGNDYPDLEEYMWSDESLIEVAKLLRSYHDATVGFTTTSVSTNKYPGITEDEVVCHNDFAPYNVVFKDGRPQGIIDFDMAGPGPRMWDIAYVLYTSVPLADFSPEMDGKGVMPYASQAHGTIRKERIALFMATYGLSVPADLKDWSYPVSVSCVKH comes from the coding sequence GTGGCCAAACAGGAGGAAGTGTTATCGGGAGGTAATGTGAATCAGGTCATCAGAATAGGCGAGACGGTTCGCCGGCATGCGAAACCAAATCCATATGTGATTGAATTGCTTTTACATCTCGAAAAAGTTGGTTATGATCATGCCCCTCGATTTCTGGGAATAGATGAACAGGGGCGAGAAGTACTTTCTTACCTTGAAGGCATCGTTCCAGGCAATGACTACCCTGATCTAGAAGAGTATATGTGGTCAGACGAATCTTTGATTGAAGTCGCTAAACTGTTGAGAAGTTACCATGATGCGACCGTTGGATTTACAACAACATCAGTATCAACGAACAAATATCCAGGCATAACTGAAGATGAAGTTGTATGTCATAACGATTTTGCGCCGTATAATGTGGTGTTCAAGGATGGCCGTCCTCAAGGCATTATTGATTTTGATATGGCGGGTCCGGGTCCGCGAATGTGGGATATCGCCTATGTCTTGTATACATCCGTTCCACTCGCAGATTTTTCACCAGAGATGGACGGAAAGGGTGTAATGCCATACGCCAGCCAGGCGCACGGAACTATTCGGAAAGAACGGATTGCCTTATTCATGGCTACGTACGGGCTGAGTGTTCCAGCAGATTTGAAGGATTGGTCATATCCCGTATCCGTTTCATGTGTAAAACACTGA
- a CDS encoding GNAT family N-acetyltransferase → MLKKRDLQECLSLYSLMMDPAVSPYVRYACQSYEEYLFLTKQLMVEEEQKTVISRTILNETGQPIGTIDLYHIEHQTGFLATWIGSPFFGNGYSQRAKSAFFVELFLEHGIETVFMKIRKQNIRSRKAVQKLPYVKLANDVYPDVYQRINMNEQMYDLYYVERSAFFENSMDLHQVVAT, encoded by the coding sequence ATGTTAAAAAAACGTGATTTGCAGGAATGCCTTTCACTGTACAGCTTAATGATGGACCCCGCAGTTTCTCCTTACGTTCGTTATGCATGCCAATCGTATGAAGAATATCTATTCCTGACCAAACAATTGATGGTCGAAGAAGAGCAAAAGACAGTGATTTCCCGAACGATTTTGAATGAAACAGGGCAGCCTATTGGAACCATTGATCTATATCATATTGAGCATCAAACCGGTTTTTTAGCCACTTGGATTGGATCACCTTTTTTTGGAAATGGGTATAGCCAAAGAGCCAAATCAGCCTTTTTTGTTGAATTGTTTCTGGAACATGGGATTGAAACGGTATTTATGAAGATACGCAAGCAGAATATAAGATCCAGAAAAGCGGTACAAAAACTGCCTTATGTGAAATTAGCCAATGATGTGTATCCAGATGTATATCAACGGATTAATATGAATGAACAGATGTATGATCTGTATTATGTTGAACGGTCAGCCTTTTTCGAAAATAGTATGGATCTGCACCAAGTGGTAGCTACGTAA